TGACTGCCAAATATATAGTCTACCTCATCTGCCATAATTTGCAGTTCACATAGGTTGGGGCATGCTTTAAGCAATTGCATAGCAACGCTGAGCTGCTTACCACAACTGACAAGTATATTATACAGCTTCAACACTTGAAGATTCATTGCACTTGGAAACATAGACACATCCATACACTTGAGAAAAAAAGCaatataaagaaacaaaattagccATCACAAGAACTTTAACAAGAAAGGTAAAGAATTGCATAAAGTAAAACGAGGCAGATCCTCACCTCCAACGAAGAGCCACACAACCAAAGAGTCTTAATGCCTTTCAAATGCGGTGCCAACCATCTCGACTCAACCACATTTCCCATACAATTAATAACAGACAAGATTTCAAGCTTTGGAGGGCTAATCTCAAACTTATTGATCCCGCAACAAAGTTCGAAAGCCAGCTTCTCAAGTTTAGGAATACTAATCCTAGAGGCAATTCCATTATCACTGCGCTTAAAGTTAACATACAAGAAAGCTAATGAAGTGACATTGGAAAATATACCACAATCATTTACTGGCAAATCAATAGAGAGTTCTTGGACTATCAGTTGCTTAATTGTCTTGCAATAGAGTAAACAAAATGGCAGTTTATAACTCTCATTATAACTCTCTATAGATAGGTTAAGTTCCTCCACACCATTTCTTGACAGAAAAAGGCACCACCTATCAAATTTAGACTGCTGCGGCTTAGGTTCATCACATAAAATCTGTAAAGTAAATTTCTTGATCGGCCCAGCACGAAAAAAGAGGATATCATTCATTATTTTCACGAGGTTTCTACCTTCATCGTCTTCGCACTGTTGGAGACTTTGCAAGAATTCCCAATCGAATACAAGCCGCCCATGCTGCAACCAAACATCATTCCAGTGCCTTGAGAGCAGAGCAGTTCTGGCGGCCTCTCGGGTGGgcaaacactccaaaattctGTCCTTTACCTCTAACGGCAGCTCACTAATTAAATCTCTACTTGGTTCCGGTAGGGTTAGGGTTTTGAGTCGCCGACGTCGAgccattaaattgaaagaacagTGAGGCGTCACTCGAAATCCTTCTATTCTTCACCTCTGATGTTTGGTGAAGGGAATCGGAGCAGAGTAGCAGACGCCAGACGGAGAAGACGAGGGCCGGCCGCCGCTGGAGAGACCGATGGAGTGGAGACAGAGACGGCTGAGTCTAGGGATTTCAAGGTAtttatactgtttttttttttttttagtattattaattctattacaatataatattaatataatatttgtccCGTGCAATGCACGTGCTGTGCACGGACTAAAAATTATAAGTATTGTTGTTATGTTAtggtattaaatattattacttattaaattttaactatAAATATGTTATGTAAAACTTAtgcatttaaaaagtttatttatgTAAAAATTATGTTGATTTTATATCTAATTTCTCCTTTTTATATATGTGGAGTCCAATTATAATTGAGGTGCGCTCAATTACAAtctttttttctattttctgtcTTGTGTTGAAGTAGACTTTGTTCGGTATCATGTCCAAGATTGGCAAGACGTTGGTTCTACTTATTTTCAAGATCTATATCATTTTGTATTTtcgtttttattatatttttgctttatttttgaaaagcacAGTTCTCTACAACGTATTATTTGTTATACTTTCAGATgcaaataatcaaataagtctgatagggaatatacatTGAGTATGCCGCCTCATTAATTCTATACTTGGGGTGTACGGTCGGTGCATAGACTGTATGGTCGGAGGTCGAGATTATTCCGTCGAGCCGACCGCTCAGCCTTCATCGCCATTCCAAAATCACCCAGTGACGACCTCCCGACGGTCAGGATTGACCTTTGATTGATGGATGGACGTCTCGCCGGTATCGCCACGTGTTGGCCCTCACTTCGGCTTAGAGTCGGGCCATCGCATGGCGGCTACGTGCTCTTCATGCGGGAGGGGTGGAGATTAGTTTTTCCTCCTATAAATAGTtcatttatgaggagagagagggacCTTTGAGCACTATTCATTACGAAGTCATTTCTGAGCTCGGAAGCTAGGGAAGCCCACTGCACACCCCCCGAACCAGGCCGGTTCATTACCTTATATGTACCGGTTTCGAGTATATTTAATATAAGAGATCGTATTTCCTACTTTGCTCCGTCTTTTACGTTATCAAAGTCCATTGTATGTAAAtaacttttcaaatttcaagttTGGCCACATTTTGATCGACCGTGCATTTAATCTTATTATtgctaaaaaacaaaaacagtaaATACTAAAAATCTGTGAGAAAAATACCGTTTGAAAAGTATAAACACAATAAAATGAGATTTATTGTTCGTCCTCAATAAAGAAATCAATCAAcctacatttatatatattgttgataGTATGTAAagaataactttaaaaaaaaatttatgagaaTCATGGAAGAATATTTCTTTAGACATGATGACATCGCTACCTtcgtatgaaaaaaaaaatatgaatatagatatttacaattaaataaaaattaatatttaaaatggATAATTagctaatataataaaattttatacaaattatttaaaattcaaaattagcaAAAACATCTTAGTAAACTACAATGGCAGTTAATTCCTCCAATGTCTAAACTCATCCATACAATTTTCatcacaataaaattaaaaaggataTGATAAAGAGTTAGATATGATACATGAATCTACAATTCCATTTTCATGCATGAAATATagtcacaaaataaaaataaagtaattaataaatataatatacaatcAACTTGCTAAAGTGCTTATCTGAAATAGT
This region of Ipomoea triloba cultivar NCNSP0323 chromosome 15, ASM357664v1 genomic DNA includes:
- the LOC116006705 gene encoding F-box/FBD/LRR-repeat protein At1g13570-like isoform X2, which codes for MARRRRLKTLTLPEPSRDLISELPLEVKDRILECLPTREAARTALLSRHWNDVWLQHGRLVFDWEFLQSLQQCEDDEGRNLVKIMNDILFFRAGPIKKFTLQILCDEPKPQQSKFDRWCLFLSRNGVEELNLSIESYNESYKLPFCLLYCKTIKQLIVQELSIDLPVNDCGIFSNVTSLAFLYVNFKRSDNGIASRISIPKLEKLAFELCCGINKFEISPPKLEILSVINCMGNVVESRWLAPHLKGIKTLWLCGSSLECMDVSMFPSAMNLQVLKLYNILVSCGKQLSVAMQLLKACPNLCELQIMADEFSQKDNVEEATSRLLEDPDGCFVIQEMKMLNTIKIEAFSDSALEMLFIKMLLSKSPALERVVIVKSDYTGSSEAYAARAIMMCLCITTGWIPMVLGLFKLGESPPPQVQFGCLEMLDWRICNYAPSMKMKGGFTWCLLWMICRGGGDELKRLIWLVY
- the LOC116006705 gene encoding F-box/FBD/LRR-repeat protein At1g13570-like isoform X1, which codes for MARRRRLKTLTLPEPSRDLISELPLEVKDRILECLPTREAARTALLSRHWNDVWLQHGRLVFDWEFLQSLQQCEDDEGRNLVKIMNDILFFRAGPIKKFTLQILCDEPKPQQSKFDRWCLFLSRNGVEELNLSIESYNESYKLPFCLLYCKTIKQLIVQELSIDLPVNDCGIFSNVTSLAFLYVNFKRSDNGIASRISIPKLEKLAFELCCGINKFEISPPKLEILSVINCMGNVVESRWLAPHLKGIKTLWLCGSSLECMDVSMFPSAMNLQVLKLYNILVSCGKQLSVAMQLLKACPNLCELQIMADEFSQKDNVEEATSRLLEDPDGCFVIQEMKMLNTIKIEAFSDSALEMLFIKMLLSKSPALERVVIVKSDYTGSSEAYAARAIMMCLCITTGWIPMVLGLFKLGESPPPQVQFGCLEMLDWRICNYAPSMKMKGGFTWCLLWMICRGGGDELKRWDGNIKRRDFPIFILLYFKFYKNLKYRKANNIMQ